TGTTACATAATAAACCGATAGCTTGTAAGCTTAGTCTTGGATGTTGAAGAAGAGAACGTGGAATCACCTCATACTCTTTCTTTTTTAATTCCTGCATTTTTCCATTTTTTTTCATGATAAAACTTCCTCCCTTTACTTTACGGAATAAAAAAGAGACAGCGCGTCGTCTATGTTTACGACAAACACTGTCTCTTTATTTAAAAAAGAAAGAGATTTCTCTGCTTTAAACCTTGTCACCTTGCTAACTTTTTAGTAAACTTATCTCATAAAAGTTAACATTTTGTTAATGAATAACTTGTGAAATTAGGGCTTTGAAGCAGGTGTTTGTCATGGGCTGTACATGACGAACGTTAGATGTAGTGCTACCAACACTCATTTAAACGCTTGATAGTCCTTTTTTTAATTCCGATCTTTTATTTGGTACTTACCATTCTACACTTCAATAAAGCATAAAAAAAGAGATAATTTTTCTATAACTAGAAAATTTATCTCTTTTTTATGCGCACAAGTAGAACTCAAACTAAAATAGTTAATTATTTATATAAATATATATAGTGAACAAATACAGGAATACAGTTAACTGTATTCCTGTATTTCTAAGAACCTAAGTTACTGATAATGCAACTTGTTCCCGACTTTGATTGGGATGATTTCATATTTTGAACTAGTATTGTACTGCTTCTGAAGATACTGGATAGTAGGTGCTGAGTTTAGAGCCATTTCTAGAATTGTGTAAAGGATTTCTGCTTGGGACATATTACAGGAGGTTGCAAGCTGCTTTGATTTAGTATCTAAATCATTAGTTAAACTGATGGATTTTCTAACTACTCGCTTCCCACCGGTACCTCTNNNNNNNNNNAGTACATCATACGAGAGAGAAGAGGAACCTATTACTCTAATTTTATTCTGATGTAGTAGTGTAGTATTTCACTCTTGCGCTTACTTTGGCTTAGAGGCTTAACCCGTTAAGTGCTATTCTTAGTTTTTTTCTAAAAGTCTTATATCTTTACACTGTTAAATAATAGACTAACTTTTAAATGTTTTTTGGGCTGTTAAATCATGATTTGAGTTGGTTTTAATTCTCCTCTAAAAGTTTAAACTTTTAGAGGAGAATTAAAAAACAGGTAACTGATTTAATCAGTTACCTGTTTTTTTATGAGACATACTGTTTGGTAATTGTAGTATTTACATGTCCTGCCAATTGCGCCACGATTGAAAGGTCTACTCCTTTTTGGACTAAGTCATAACAATAGGTGTGGCGTAACATATGTGGGGTTAAATCATATTGTTTTAAAGTATGTTGAACTGTTCGAGTCGCTATCCTTTTGTTGTAACCTGATAAAAATAGGGACTCGTTGTCATCATCTCGAGTTTCGAGATAAGATTTTAAATAACCAACTACTGTTTGTGTCAAAGGTAGGGTTCTATAACCATGTCCTTTTGAATTTACTACCGTTAATTGTCCTGTATATCCGTTACTATTAAATTGAACGTCAGACTTATTTAACTTACAGAACTCAGATACTCTAATACCTGTTTCTAAAAATGTATAAACCATAGCTATATTACGTTTATTCCTACTTTTTTTAACATTGATTAGTAACTTCTCGATATCATATTTCGTTAAAAATTCCGAATTTCTTTCTGTGTCTACTTTTTTAACTCGACGAATATCTTTAGTAATTTCTAGTTGAAATGTAGCATCAAAGATTTTTATCGCATTATAGATTTTATTAATGGTAGAAGTACTTCGTCCTTCTACTTCTAAATAATCTATATATGACTGAACATCAACATTATTAATTAATTTAATATCTTTCTTTTGTTCTGTTAACCAATTACAAAATGAATGGATTGCACCACAATACGTTTTAATTGTATTTTCAGAGCGACCTTTTTGATAAAGATAATTAGCGAAAAGGTCAAGTATTTCTTCTGTGGTTCCAGCGCATTTTATATTCAATCTAGATTCCTCCTTCTTACCCTTAGTCAGAGGATACCTTATTGTTAGAATTTTGTCAAATTCTGCGCAACTTTATATTTTTAGGTCACAAAAAAAGAGACCAAAAAATGGGTCTCTTTTTTATATGGATTTAAATGTGAAATTTATGTATGTATGGTGCGGGTGAAGGGACTTGA
Above is a window of Bacillus sp. FJAT-45350 DNA encoding:
- a CDS encoding tyrosine-type recombinase/integrase; the protein is MNIKCAGTTEEILDLFANYLYQKGRSENTIKTYCGAIHSFCNWLTEQKKDIKLINNVDVQSYIDYLEVEGRSTSTINKIYNAIKIFDATFQLEITKDIRRVKKVDTERNSEFLTKYDIEKLLINVKKSRNKRNIAMVYTFLETGIRVSEFCKLNKSDVQFNSNGYTGQLTVVNSKGHGYRTLPLTQTVVGYLKSYLETRDDDNESLFLSGYNKRIATRTVQHTLKQYDLTPHMLRHTYCYDLVQKGVDLSIVAQLAGHVNTTITKQYVS